In Phyllobacterium zundukense, the following are encoded in one genomic region:
- a CDS encoding epoxide hydrolase family protein, with protein sequence MINQQTKKPTALTRRALLISGAVAASIAAFGSQIAVVETGAQALASNDIRPFRVNIPAEALADLNRRLGATRWPEAETVDDRSQGVQLSNLQALVRYWETEYDWRRAEQKLNSLPQFLTEIDGVDIHFIHVRSPHADAMPLIMTHGWPGSMFELLKVIGPLTDPTAHGGSARDAFHLVLPSIPGFGFSQKPQGTGWNPDRIARAWDVLMKRIGYSHYVSQGGDWGAIISDSMGRQAPKGLLGIHVNRIERSTTIPPEVGKALKNGDPAPDNLNDEEKTVFNEAREFLSKGFGYAAVMGTRPQTIGYSLADSPVGLAAWFYDKLADWVFIRGEPERAFTRDEILDNITLYWLTNTGPSSARIYWENATNAAMPGIISVPVAVTIFPGEVYRPPEHWVERAYPNLIYYNKVDKGGHFAAWEEPELFSAEVRAAFTSLR encoded by the coding sequence ATGATTAATCAGCAAACGAAAAAGCCGACCGCTCTGACCCGCCGGGCATTGCTCATCAGCGGAGCGGTGGCTGCAAGCATAGCGGCTTTCGGGTCCCAAATCGCGGTCGTCGAGACGGGCGCTCAAGCTCTGGCGTCAAATGACATCCGGCCATTCCGCGTCAATATACCCGCAGAGGCGCTGGCCGACCTGAATCGGCGGCTCGGCGCAACCCGGTGGCCAGAAGCGGAAACCGTCGATGACCGCTCTCAAGGGGTCCAATTGTCCAACCTTCAGGCGCTCGTTCGCTATTGGGAGACTGAGTACGACTGGCGCAGGGCGGAGCAAAAGCTCAATTCGCTGCCACAGTTCTTAACGGAGATAGACGGAGTGGACATCCACTTCATCCATGTTCGCTCACCCCATGCGGATGCGATGCCGCTCATCATGACGCACGGATGGCCTGGATCGATGTTCGAGTTACTCAAGGTCATTGGACCGCTTACCGACCCGACTGCACATGGTGGCAGCGCACGGGACGCCTTCCATCTTGTCCTTCCGTCCATTCCGGGCTTCGGCTTCTCGCAGAAGCCTCAGGGTACGGGATGGAATCCCGATCGTATCGCTCGAGCTTGGGACGTCCTGATGAAACGTATTGGATACAGTCACTACGTATCACAGGGCGGAGATTGGGGCGCTATCATTTCCGATAGCATGGGTCGACAGGCACCAAAGGGGCTCCTCGGCATTCACGTCAACAGGATCGAGCGTTCAACGACGATTCCGCCGGAAGTCGGAAAAGCGCTGAAGAATGGGGATCCCGCTCCGGATAATCTCAACGACGAAGAGAAGACGGTTTTCAATGAGGCCAGAGAATTTCTGAGCAAGGGCTTTGGCTACGCCGCCGTCATGGGGACGCGCCCTCAGACTATTGGATATAGCCTCGCTGACTCGCCCGTTGGACTGGCCGCCTGGTTTTATGACAAACTCGCCGACTGGGTATTTATCCGCGGAGAACCGGAACGAGCTTTCACCCGCGACGAAATCCTTGACAACATCACCCTTTATTGGCTGACAAATACGGGGCCTTCAAGCGCCCGAATTTATTGGGAGAACGCCACAAACGCTGCAATGCCCGGCATCATCTCCGTTCCGGTTGCGGTGACGATTTTCCCTGGAGAGGTCTATAGGCCACCTGAACACTGGGTTGAGCGGGCCTACCCAAACCTGATCTACTACAACAAGGTCGATAAAGGCGGGCATTTTGCGGCATGGGAAGAGCCCGAACTCTTCAGCGCCGAAGTGCGGGCCGCGTTCACGTCACTTCGCTAA
- a CDS encoding cupin domain-containing protein, giving the protein MKRTPMILAAMFLAGSGFTMNVAMAQQNGISRTDLLQEAISAEGRQAVQVRVDFEPGAVSIKHSHPGEEIAYVLEGTLEYTLEGRQPITLKAGEALFIPSGVVHLAKNVGDTKASELATYIVETGKTLVEPVK; this is encoded by the coding sequence ATGAAACGCACTCCGATGATTTTGGCCGCGATGTTTCTCGCAGGCAGCGGCTTTACAATGAATGTCGCAATGGCGCAGCAGAACGGAATTTCGCGCACCGATCTTTTGCAGGAAGCCATCAGCGCGGAGGGCCGCCAGGCGGTACAGGTTCGCGTTGACTTTGAACCAGGCGCGGTCTCAATCAAGCATTCGCACCCTGGCGAAGAAATCGCGTATGTCCTCGAAGGCACTCTGGAATATACGCTTGAGGGCAGGCAACCGATTACTCTTAAGGCAGGTGAGGCTTTGTTCATTCCGTCTGGTGTCGTCCACCTCGCCAAGAACGTCGGTGACACAAAGGCCTCGGAGCTTGCGACTTACATCGTCGAAACGGGAAAAACGCTCGTCGAGCCGGTTAAGTGA
- a CDS encoding epoxide hydrolase family protein, whose amino-acid sequence MRNLLYIHQREKFTGPAITRRSLLAAAVAGSVISFFPGQLGASSGQDAIRPFSVSIPEDQLVELRRRIAATRWPEKETVDDSSQGVPLATMQKLARYWATEYDWRKGEAKLNAFPQFITEIDGLDIHFIHVRSKHENALPLIVTHGWPGSVFEQLKIIEPLVNPTAHGGSESDAFHVVIPSMPGYGFSGKPTTPGWGPERMGRAWAELMKRLDYTSYVAQGGDWGAFVVDQMGLQAPEGLLGIHTNMPATVPADVDKVLQAGGSPPSDLSAEEKRAYEQLVATFKQVDYARLMATRPQTLYGIADSPVGLAAWLLDHNDAGGQPAAAVAMALDHTESSAGELTRDEILDNITLYWLTNTGVSASRLYWEYKGGFFNTKGVSIPVAVSVFPGEQYEAPRSWTERAYPKLIHYNKVEKGGHFAAWEQPQLFAQEVRAGFKSLR is encoded by the coding sequence ATGAGGAATTTGCTCTATATCCACCAGCGTGAAAAGTTTACGGGTCCGGCGATAACACGGCGCAGCTTGCTGGCAGCCGCGGTCGCCGGAAGCGTGATAAGTTTTTTCCCCGGCCAGCTCGGGGCATCAAGCGGCCAAGACGCAATTCGACCCTTCAGCGTATCGATTCCGGAAGATCAGCTGGTTGAACTTCGGCGGCGCATTGCAGCTACACGGTGGCCCGAAAAGGAAACCGTAGACGACAGCTCGCAAGGCGTGCCCCTTGCCACGATGCAGAAGCTCGCGCGCTATTGGGCGACAGAGTACGACTGGCGCAAGGGGGAGGCGAAATTGAACGCCTTTCCGCAGTTCATCACGGAAATCGATGGGCTGGACATTCATTTCATCCACGTCCGTTCGAAGCATGAGAATGCGCTGCCACTCATCGTCACGCATGGATGGCCGGGTTCGGTTTTCGAGCAATTGAAGATCATCGAGCCACTCGTAAATCCCACGGCCCACGGTGGCAGCGAATCCGACGCCTTTCATGTGGTGATTCCGTCAATGCCGGGCTACGGATTTTCAGGCAAGCCGACCACGCCTGGCTGGGGTCCCGAACGCATGGGCCGGGCATGGGCCGAACTGATGAAACGCCTTGATTACACCAGCTATGTCGCCCAGGGCGGCGACTGGGGAGCATTTGTCGTCGACCAGATGGGCTTGCAGGCGCCCGAGGGCTTGCTCGGCATCCACACCAACATGCCTGCCACTGTACCGGCTGATGTCGACAAGGTTCTCCAGGCCGGCGGATCGCCGCCATCTGATCTATCGGCTGAAGAAAAACGCGCTTATGAGCAGCTTGTTGCGACGTTCAAGCAAGTCGACTACGCAAGGCTGATGGCAACGCGCCCGCAAACCCTGTACGGCATTGCGGACTCACCGGTCGGCCTGGCCGCATGGCTTCTCGACCACAATGATGCTGGCGGCCAGCCGGCCGCGGCGGTCGCCATGGCTCTGGACCACACGGAGAGCTCCGCGGGCGAACTGACGCGAGATGAGATCCTCGATAACATCACGCTCTATTGGCTAACCAACACCGGGGTCTCCGCTTCCCGTCTCTATTGGGAATACAAGGGCGGCTTTTTCAACACCAAGGGCGTCTCCATCCCCGTGGCCGTGAGCGTCTTCCCTGGCGAGCAGTACGAGGCCCCGCGGAGCTGGACGGAGCGTGCCTATCCAAAGCTCATCCACTACAACAAAGTAGAGAAGGGCGGGCATTTCGCTGCTTGGGAACAGCCGCAACTCTTCGCCCAAGAGGTGCGTGCCGGCTTCAAGTCGCTTCGATAA
- a CDS encoding VOC family protein — MTIHQLLGHAVVGTNDLDTATDFYDKLFALFGVGRILEQAGRAVYFGTTKLEFGVINPYNGDRATIGNGNMVALSARSRAHVDEVYACALELGGTDEGRPGPRGPDQDGPYCAYFRDLDGNKVLVFHAGQH; from the coding sequence ATGACCATACATCAATTGTTGGGGCACGCCGTTGTGGGAACCAACGACTTGGACACCGCGACAGACTTCTATGACAAATTGTTCGCACTATTCGGCGTGGGCCGCATTCTCGAACAGGCCGGACGTGCAGTTTACTTCGGAACAACCAAGCTGGAGTTCGGCGTGATAAACCCCTACAACGGCGACCGTGCCACCATCGGCAACGGTAACATGGTCGCGTTGAGCGCACGTTCCCGTGCCCATGTCGATGAAGTATATGCTTGTGCACTGGAACTCGGTGGTACTGATGAGGGCCGGCCGGGTCCGCGCGGCCCAGACCAGGATGGACCGTATTGCGCGTATTTCCGTGATCTCGACGGCAACAAGGTTTTGGTCTTCCACGCTGGCCAGCACTAA
- a CDS encoding TetR/AcrR family transcriptional regulator: MRRSEIRDHLLDTALRLFNQRGYHATGIDLIIAEGGVAKTTLYRHFETKEDLILAALERRDEEDRAAMRAFVGQHASDPVERLLATFDYLETSFNDKQFRGCIFVSAAGEHKDPTNPVFRAAEMHKRLVLAYFEELAHAARFAEPKRIAAEINLLHEGAFAVAQITRIAEPARQAKHMAGQLLAGEGAFSVGTISQLAQTSDLKRGH; encoded by the coding sequence ATGCGCCGTTCAGAAATCCGGGATCACCTGCTCGACACTGCACTTAGGCTGTTTAACCAGCGCGGCTATCATGCGACCGGCATCGACCTGATCATCGCCGAGGGTGGAGTGGCCAAGACGACACTATACCGGCACTTTGAAACCAAGGAGGACCTGATCCTGGCCGCCCTCGAACGGCGTGACGAGGAAGACCGCGCTGCCATGCGTGCCTTTGTCGGGCAGCATGCGAGCGATCCGGTCGAGCGCCTTCTGGCAACGTTCGATTACCTCGAAACCTCGTTCAACGATAAACAGTTCCGCGGCTGCATTTTTGTGAGTGCGGCTGGTGAGCATAAGGATCCCACCAATCCCGTGTTCCGCGCTGCGGAAATGCATAAGCGCCTTGTGCTCGCGTATTTTGAGGAACTCGCCCACGCCGCGCGGTTTGCCGAGCCGAAGCGGATCGCGGCCGAAATTAACCTGTTGCACGAAGGAGCGTTCGCCGTCGCGCAGATAACCCGCATCGCCGAGCCCGCACGGCAGGCCAAACACATGGCGGGACAGCTGCTCGCCGGGGAAGGAGCATTCTCGGTTGGCACCATTAGCCAGTTAGCGCAGACGTCTGATCTAAAGCGCGGGCATTGA
- a CDS encoding YkgB family protein: protein MPHVSIHGVAAYPSVQARATLPLDLVERYGRIIAAVGLYASLVLIYTWFGGMKFTAYEAEGLTGLVGNNPLLSWTYSLFSVRDFSSLLGVLELSIGALIAARLLNPVYSLVGGVLSAGLFATTLSFMVTTPGVVVPELSFPAISVAPGQFLLKDVGLLALSLWIAIDSLAALRSARA, encoded by the coding sequence ATGCCTCATGTTTCTATCCACGGCGTCGCGGCGTATCCAAGCGTTCAGGCCCGCGCCACTTTGCCCCTTGATCTAGTCGAGCGCTACGGCCGGATCATCGCCGCAGTGGGCCTCTATGCCTCGCTGGTTCTGATTTATACCTGGTTCGGTGGCATGAAGTTCACCGCCTATGAAGCGGAAGGCCTGACTGGCCTGGTCGGCAACAATCCTCTGTTGAGCTGGACCTATTCCCTGTTCAGCGTGCGTGACTTCTCAAGCCTCCTCGGTGTCCTTGAGCTCAGCATCGGTGCCCTGATCGCGGCACGGCTCCTCAACCCGGTGTACTCGCTCGTCGGCGGGGTGCTCTCGGCTGGGCTGTTCGCGACCACGCTTAGCTTCATGGTGACGACCCCCGGCGTGGTCGTGCCGGAACTCAGCTTTCCGGCGATCTCGGTCGCTCCCGGACAGTTCCTGCTCAAGGACGTCGGCCTGCTCGCCCTCTCACTCTGGATCGCCATCGACTCGCTCGCAGCGCTCCGCTCAGCCCGTGCCTGA
- a CDS encoding DUF1127 domain-containing protein has translation MFATYVMSKIRAHQRYRQITRELMQLTDRELADIGISRYEIDVVASRQNTVS, from the coding sequence ATGTTTGCGACCTATGTAATGTCGAAGATCCGCGCCCATCAGCGCTACCGCCAGATCACCCGCGAACTTATGCAACTCACCGATCGCGAGCTCGCGGATATTGGCATCTCCCGTTACGAGATCGATGTCGTCGCATCGCGCCAGAACACAGTCTCGTAA
- the trxB gene encoding thioredoxin-disulfide reductase yields MKTHHTKVLIIGAGPAGYTAAIYAARANLKPLLVTGIQPGGQLTITTDVENYPGFAEPVQGPWLMEQMRQQAENVGTSLVYDTITSVDLSKRPFHAQGDSGDTYIADTLIIATGAQARWLRLPSEEAFNGYGVSACATCDGFFYRDKEVVVVGGGNTAVEEALYLSKIASKVTVIHRRDRFRAEPILQDRLLAKPNVEVVWNHVIDEILGKHEPTKSVTGVRVRDLNTGETKELSTHGVFVAIGHDPATALFRGQLDMDEDGYIKVGSWSTKTSVPGCFAAGDVIDPVFRQAVSSAGMGSMAALEANSFLTEHSPDAVI; encoded by the coding sequence ATGAAGACGCATCATACCAAGGTCCTGATCATCGGGGCTGGACCGGCTGGTTATACCGCCGCCATCTACGCTGCCCGTGCTAACTTGAAGCCGCTTCTGGTGACCGGCATCCAGCCGGGTGGCCAGCTTACCATCACGACAGATGTCGAGAATTACCCTGGGTTCGCTGAACCAGTTCAAGGACCTTGGCTCATGGAGCAGATGCGGCAGCAGGCGGAGAATGTCGGCACCAGCCTGGTGTACGACACAATAACCTCTGTCGATCTCTCCAAACGCCCGTTCCATGCTCAAGGTGACTCCGGCGACACGTACATCGCCGACACACTCATCATTGCAACGGGTGCCCAGGCCCGCTGGCTTCGGCTCCCCTCGGAGGAGGCATTCAATGGTTACGGCGTCTCAGCCTGCGCAACGTGTGATGGTTTTTTCTATCGCGATAAGGAAGTTGTAGTTGTGGGAGGCGGCAACACAGCCGTAGAAGAAGCGCTCTACCTGTCGAAGATTGCCTCCAAGGTCACGGTCATCCATCGCCGTGACCGCTTCCGGGCGGAGCCAATCCTGCAGGACCGCCTCTTGGCCAAACCGAATGTTGAGGTAGTCTGGAACCACGTCATCGACGAGATCCTCGGCAAGCACGAGCCGACGAAGTCGGTGACTGGCGTTCGGGTCCGTGACTTGAACACCGGCGAGACGAAGGAGCTGTCCACACACGGCGTCTTCGTTGCCATCGGTCACGATCCAGCAACAGCTTTGTTCCGCGGTCAACTCGACATGGATGAAGACGGCTACATCAAGGTTGGATCGTGGTCGACAAAAACATCCGTTCCTGGTTGCTTTGCAGCCGGCGACGTTATCGACCCGGTGTTCCGCCAGGCCGTTAGTTCCGCCGGAATGGGAAGCATGGCAGCTTTGGAAGCCAATAGTTTCCTGACCGAGCACTCACCTGATGCTGTTATTTGA
- a CDS encoding NAD(P)H-binding protein, with translation MATNTTQKRPILVTGAAGDIGAVGRNLTANLLHNGHKVRALVRREDERAEVLRQLGAEVVQGDLTDLGSMHRAIDGCSRIYFGMSVSPAYLEATVNTAAVARHHGIEAFVNMSQMTVTQMSITETTDSPQHKLHWLAEQALTWSGLPVVTVRPTVFLEGFFLRLAAAGVKAKDELMVPLGNSKTSPISAVDVAEAVSAILDNPAPHIGKIYNLTGFESADLDHYAQAFSEALGRTIRYRNVPLDAWVEKLRELGVPAHLISHLAVMADLHTQGRYDRMTDDLFKLTGKTPTSMHDFVKLHSADFTRT, from the coding sequence ATGGCAACGAACACCACCCAAAAAAGGCCAATACTGGTCACAGGTGCGGCAGGAGACATCGGCGCTGTCGGCAGAAATCTCACCGCAAACCTTCTCCACAACGGACATAAGGTACGTGCCCTGGTTAGGCGAGAGGACGAGCGAGCTGAAGTCCTGCGGCAGCTTGGTGCTGAAGTCGTCCAGGGCGACCTGACAGACCTCGGTTCGATGCATCGAGCGATCGATGGTTGTTCACGGATCTATTTCGGTATGTCTGTTTCTCCAGCGTATCTGGAGGCTACCGTCAACACTGCCGCTGTGGCACGCCATCATGGCATCGAGGCTTTCGTTAACATGTCACAGATGACCGTGACACAGATGAGCATCACCGAAACTACCGATAGTCCGCAGCATAAGTTGCACTGGCTTGCCGAACAGGCCCTCACTTGGTCGGGGCTGCCAGTCGTGACTGTCCGCCCCACTGTTTTTCTGGAAGGGTTCTTTCTCCGCTTAGCTGCAGCGGGCGTGAAGGCAAAAGACGAGTTGATGGTGCCGCTTGGTAACAGCAAGACTTCGCCTATCTCGGCCGTCGACGTTGCCGAGGCTGTTTCGGCCATCCTTGACAATCCGGCACCGCATATCGGGAAGATCTACAATCTGACTGGATTTGAGTCTGCGGATTTGGACCACTATGCGCAAGCCTTCTCCGAGGCGCTGGGCCGGACCATACGCTACCGCAATGTTCCACTTGATGCCTGGGTTGAAAAGCTTCGGGAGCTTGGTGTGCCCGCCCATTTGATCAGCCACCTTGCTGTGATGGCCGATCTCCACACGCAAGGGCGCTATGATCGTATGACCGACGACCTTTTCAAGCTTACGGGTAAGACACCAACCAGCATGCATGACTTCGTCAAACTTCATTCCGCAGACTTTACACGAACCTAA
- a CDS encoding Fic family protein → MAKPHEKLAESLGILKKLQEGGRRIFKSDELSRVHRERLLQNGFLRDVIRGWVMSTGPQAQQQDTTPWYASFWEFCSLYCNERFGKDWFLSPEQSLLLHAEAPTIPPQVVVNTPKGKNNKIDLLFGTSIYDLQVKEMPEQLTEKNSQRVITVEAALIRVPEGFFQRAPIEMQVAMASVRDVSTVLALLLDGGHSAVAGRLAGAFRRVGRDAFADEIVAAFKAAGYDVRESDPFAGQAGVTAIPAGVPPLVARLRAIWESQREAVVEIFPKASGLPADKDAYMKFVEDIYESDAYHSLSIEGYSVTPELIDRVREGSWNPEIDEEDRKNRDALAARGYYLAFQKVKESVAAIINGKPAGALTRDTHREWYRELFAPSVTAGILRASALAGYRNQPVYLRGSPHVPPRTEAVADGMNELFDLLEAEKEASVRAVLGHWLVGYVHPYPDGNGRMARFLMNAMLASGGYPWTVVRVEDRRAYLAGLEEASGNMNVKPFAAFLAEQVKWSFEQASSGVR, encoded by the coding sequence ATGGCCAAGCCCCATGAAAAACTCGCTGAATCCCTAGGCATCCTCAAAAAGCTGCAGGAAGGCGGGCGGCGCATATTCAAGTCGGACGAACTATCCCGCGTTCACCGCGAGCGCCTGCTGCAGAATGGCTTTCTGCGCGATGTGATCAGAGGCTGGGTCATGTCGACCGGCCCCCAGGCGCAACAACAGGACACCACCCCCTGGTACGCAAGCTTCTGGGAATTCTGTTCTCTGTACTGCAATGAGCGGTTCGGCAAGGACTGGTTCTTGTCACCAGAGCAGTCGCTTTTGCTGCATGCGGAAGCGCCCACCATTCCGCCGCAGGTGGTCGTTAACACACCCAAGGGCAAGAACAACAAAATCGACCTGTTGTTTGGCACTTCCATCTATGACCTCCAGGTCAAGGAAATGCCAGAACAGCTGACGGAAAAGAACAGTCAGCGCGTAATCACCGTTGAGGCCGCGCTTATTCGTGTGCCGGAAGGATTTTTCCAGCGCGCGCCGATCGAGATGCAGGTCGCAATGGCGTCGGTGCGCGACGTCTCAACTGTTCTGGCCTTACTGCTTGATGGCGGCCATTCCGCCGTGGCGGGACGGCTTGCCGGCGCTTTCCGCCGCGTAGGGCGCGACGCCTTCGCGGATGAAATCGTGGCGGCCTTTAAAGCGGCCGGGTATGACGTGCGCGAGTCCGATCCGTTCGCGGGACAAGCTGGTGTGACCGCTATCCCGGCGGGGGTACCGCCGCTGGTAGCCCGCCTGCGCGCGATCTGGGAATCGCAGCGCGAAGCCGTCGTTGAAATATTCCCAAAGGCGTCTGGCCTGCCGGCCGACAAGGACGCCTATATGAAGTTCGTCGAGGATATCTACGAGAGCGACGCCTATCATTCGCTGTCGATCGAAGGGTACAGCGTCACACCCGAGCTCATCGACCGTGTGAGAGAAGGAAGCTGGAACCCGGAGATCGATGAAGAGGACCGCAAGAACCGCGATGCGCTTGCCGCGCGCGGTTACTACCTCGCCTTTCAGAAGGTCAAAGAGTCGGTCGCCGCTATCATAAACGGCAAGCCGGCGGGAGCGTTGACGCGGGATACACACCGAGAATGGTACCGGGAACTGTTCGCGCCGTCCGTGACCGCTGGTATACTCAGGGCGAGTGCGCTTGCCGGATATCGCAACCAACCTGTGTACCTGCGCGGCTCGCCACATGTACCGCCGCGAACAGAGGCGGTGGCCGATGGGATGAACGAGCTATTCGATTTACTGGAGGCGGAGAAAGAAGCGTCGGTGCGCGCCGTGCTCGGGCACTGGCTCGTGGGTTATGTGCACCCCTATCCGGACGGCAATGGCCGGATGGCGCGGTTTCTCATGAATGCCATGCTGGCCTCCGGCGGTTATCCCTGGACAGTCGTCAGGGTGGAAGACCGCAGGGCCTATCTGGCAGGGCTGGAGGAGGCGAGCGGCAATATGAATGTGAAGCCGTTTGCCGCGTTCCTGGCAGAGCAGGTGAAGTGGTCGTTTGAACAAGCAAGTAGCGGCGTACGCTAA
- a CDS encoding DUF4189 domain-containing protein, with amino-acid sequence MYVNRILSIGLLSMVIGLAPSSRAADMSDPGSIPEPTLAEKGIWGAIAYSTTDNRHGFFWGADKRDEAENIALKYCENADGKNCKIVTVFRNHRHWNDDDGTGFPYEHCAALSVGKPAAGGTSPWGAASDETRQKAEERATNLCGGEGQDCKIREWVCT; translated from the coding sequence ATGTATGTTAACCGCATTCTTTCGATTGGACTGCTCTCAATGGTCATTGGCCTTGCTCCCAGCAGCCGGGCGGCCGACATGTCTGACCCCGGGTCGATCCCGGAGCCGACCCTCGCAGAAAAAGGGATCTGGGGTGCGATCGCCTACTCCACAACGGACAATAGACACGGTTTCTTTTGGGGGGCGGATAAACGAGATGAAGCGGAGAATATCGCCCTCAAATATTGCGAGAACGCAGATGGAAAAAACTGCAAGATCGTTACGGTTTTCCGCAATCATCGTCACTGGAATGACGATGACGGTACCGGCTTCCCCTACGAGCACTGCGCCGCCTTATCTGTGGGCAAGCCTGCAGCCGGAGGAACCTCGCCCTGGGGGGCTGCCTCGGACGAGACCCGACAGAAAGCAGAGGAAAGGGCGACAAATCTGTGCGGAGGCGAGGGGCAGGATTGCAAGATCCGCGAGTGGGTCTGTACCTGA
- a CDS encoding invasion associated locus B family protein → MKVLVCLLIMGNQAAAGGYKVKSSDVLVPQGVPMGKYRRIIHPFENWILICDENLKTRRKVCNISQTFTDETGAQVFSWSLAANVDGKPFMILRAPAVIGAGSKISLKLAGIDRDVDVEVKACDASICIGYQPVGPILRQQIGKETTAKVSYFMSSGENVSIDAPFKGLAAALSAIK, encoded by the coding sequence TTGAAGGTCCTGGTTTGCCTGCTCATTATGGGCAATCAGGCCGCCGCCGGAGGCTACAAAGTCAAATCATCAGACGTGTTGGTGCCACAAGGGGTGCCGATGGGTAAGTATCGCCGGATCATCCACCCTTTTGAGAATTGGATTCTCATTTGTGACGAGAACCTGAAGACCAGACGCAAGGTATGCAACATCAGCCAGACCTTCACCGATGAGACGGGAGCACAGGTGTTCAGTTGGTCGCTGGCAGCAAATGTGGACGGTAAGCCCTTCATGATCTTGCGAGCACCAGCGGTGATTGGCGCCGGCAGTAAGATTTCGCTGAAGCTTGCGGGAATAGACCGCGACGTGGATGTCGAGGTGAAGGCTTGCGACGCGTCGATCTGTATTGGCTATCAGCCTGTCGGTCCCATCCTGCGCCAGCAGATTGGAAAAGAGACAACGGCCAAGGTGTCATACTTTATGAGCTCGGGTGAGAACGTCAGCATCGATGCCCCCTTCAAAGGACTTGCGGCTGCCCTGTCCGCAATCAAATAG